One Halosegnis longus DNA window includes the following coding sequences:
- a CDS encoding cob(I)yrinic acid a,c-diamide adenosyltransferase — protein sequence MKVYTGRGDEGMTDLRDMSRVSKTSFRIEAYGTVDEANSAIGVLRPSGYDDVDEQLREIQNHLHIVQADLATPDPEDEETPHLQPEHTEWLEELIDGYDDELEPLESFILPSGSDVGARLHQARAICRRAERRCVDLAGDEPINAEVVAYLNRLSDALFVLARVVNARDGIEEESPQY from the coding sequence ATGAAGGTGTACACCGGCCGCGGTGACGAGGGAATGACCGACCTCCGAGACATGTCCCGCGTCTCGAAGACCAGCTTCCGCATCGAGGCGTACGGCACCGTCGACGAGGCGAACTCCGCCATCGGCGTGCTCCGGCCCTCGGGGTACGACGACGTGGACGAACAGCTGCGCGAGATACAGAACCACCTCCACATCGTGCAGGCGGACCTCGCGACGCCCGACCCGGAAGACGAGGAGACGCCCCACCTCCAGCCGGAACACACCGAGTGGCTGGAGGAGCTTATCGACGGCTACGACGACGAACTGGAGCCGCTGGAGTCGTTCATCCTCCCGAGCGGGAGCGACGTGGGCGCACGGCTCCACCAGGCCCGCGCCATCTGTCGGCGCGCCGAACGCCGGTGTGTCGACCTCGCCGGCGACGAACCAATCAACGCCGAGGTGGTCGCGTATCTGAACCGGCTCTCCGACGCACTGTTCGTCCTCGCGCGTGTCGTGAACGCACGCGACGGCATCGAAGAGGAGTCGCCGCAGTACTGA
- a CDS encoding cytochrome P450 codes for MRSIPTPPDAGVIDAVRFGTDTFRYLDGIQTRYDDALQIPIPTRPPLVIVTNPTLARDLLSRPDDFGRVPARETDSLIASQGLVQSEGELWEQQRSVVAPAFSGRQVAAYADTVGRRVEALAEEWADRDDDDIDLHREMTTLTVRVATEVLLGKDIGRERAVEFHEWMAVAGEELEFGIDIATPEWLPTRVSPAFREAAANIRGLAEDMIEDRRESLANGEHTGPPDMLTILIQREDDPDVEYPENQIRDEVATFLIAGHETTALSLTYTLALLSDNPEVRESVRTEARGVIGDGPLDHDDVDRLPATQRAYNESLRLYPPAWGVFRQANHATDLGDYDVPDGAATIVPLWSIHRDARHFESPDSFDPSRWERRSPTSVDAYFPFSTGPHACIGRSFALSGATLALARLVADFDVDVPPGALDDLRLTPTLRPRDGVPATLSTPDDR; via the coding sequence ATGCGGTCCATTCCGACACCACCCGACGCTGGTGTCATCGACGCGGTACGGTTCGGCACCGACACGTTCCGGTATCTCGACGGTATCCAGACCCGGTACGACGACGCGCTCCAGATTCCGATTCCGACGCGACCGCCGCTGGTCATCGTGACGAATCCGACGCTGGCGCGCGACCTGCTCTCGCGACCCGACGACTTCGGACGGGTCCCCGCCCGCGAGACGGACTCACTCATCGCCTCACAGGGGCTCGTTCAAAGCGAGGGCGAACTGTGGGAACAGCAACGCTCCGTCGTCGCGCCGGCCTTCTCCGGACGGCAGGTCGCGGCGTACGCCGACACCGTCGGCAGACGCGTCGAGGCGCTCGCCGAGGAGTGGGCCGACCGCGACGACGACGATATCGACCTCCACCGCGAGATGACGACGCTCACGGTCCGGGTCGCGACCGAGGTGTTACTCGGCAAGGACATCGGCCGCGAACGCGCCGTCGAGTTCCACGAGTGGATGGCGGTCGCCGGCGAGGAGCTGGAGTTCGGCATCGACATCGCCACGCCGGAGTGGCTCCCGACGCGCGTCTCTCCGGCCTTCCGTGAGGCCGCGGCCAACATCCGCGGGCTGGCGGAGGACATGATCGAAGACCGTCGCGAGTCGCTCGCGAACGGCGAGCACACCGGCCCGCCGGATATGCTCACCATCCTCATCCAGCGCGAGGACGACCCCGACGTGGAGTACCCGGAAAACCAGATTCGCGACGAGGTGGCGACGTTCCTCATCGCCGGCCACGAAACCACGGCGTTGAGTCTCACCTACACGCTCGCGCTGCTGTCTGACAACCCCGAGGTTCGCGAGTCGGTTCGCACCGAAGCACGCGGGGTCATCGGCGACGGCCCGCTCGACCACGACGACGTGGACCGACTGCCGGCGACACAGCGTGCCTACAACGAGTCGCTCCGGCTGTACCCGCCCGCGTGGGGGGTGTTCCGGCAGGCCAACCACGCGACCGACCTCGGCGACTACGACGTGCCCGACGGCGCGGCGACCATCGTCCCGCTGTGGTCGATTCACCGCGACGCGCGCCACTTCGAATCGCCCGACAGCTTCGACCCGAGCCGGTGGGAGCGGCGTTCGCCGACCAGCGTCGACGCCTACTTCCCCTTCTCGACCGGCCCACACGCCTGTATCGGGCGAAGCTTCGCGCTCTCGGGCGCGACGCTCGCGCTCGCGCGACTCGTCGCCGACTTCGACGTGGATGTGCCCCCCGGCGCGCTCGATGACCTCCGGCTCACGCCGACGCTGCGCCCGCGCGACGGCGTCCCGGCGACGCTCTCGACGCCCGACGACAGGTAG
- a CDS encoding VOC family protein, which yields MQASHIDHVNLNVPADGKQSAREFYEQKLGFRIEDDLYEAGEKPFFDVRLSATGVVHLWPTDDFEPQEAVNYDHLCIVVEEDIEAVKSQLTEAGVDIETELDSPLGATGVAGAVYVRDPFGYRVELKSRV from the coding sequence ATGCAGGCGAGCCACATCGACCACGTGAATCTGAACGTGCCGGCCGACGGGAAACAGTCGGCACGGGAGTTCTACGAGCAGAAGCTCGGCTTTCGAATCGAAGACGACCTCTACGAGGCGGGCGAGAAGCCGTTCTTCGACGTGCGCCTCTCCGCGACGGGCGTCGTCCACCTCTGGCCGACCGACGACTTCGAGCCGCAGGAGGCGGTGAACTACGACCACCTCTGTATCGTCGTCGAGGAGGACATCGAGGCGGTGAAGTCACAGCTCACGGAGGCCGGCGTCGATATCGAGACGGAACTCGATTCGCCGCTCGGTGCGACGGGCGTCGCGGGCGCGGTGTACGTGCGCGACCCGTTCGGCTACCGGGTCGAACTCAAGAGTCGCGTGTGA